Part of the Esox lucius isolate fEsoLuc1 chromosome 25, fEsoLuc1.pri, whole genome shotgun sequence genome, atcagggataaaattgtagacctgcacaaggcagggatgggctacaggacaataggcaagcagcttggtgagaaggcaacaactgttggcgcaattattagaaaatggaagaagttcaagatgatggtcaatctccctcagtctcgggctccatgcaagatctcacctcgtggggcatcagtggtcatgaagaaggtgagggatcagcccagaactacatggcaggacctggtcaatgacctgaagagagctgggatcacagtctgaaagaaaaccattagtaacacactacgccgtcatggattaaaattctgcagcgcacgcaaggtccccctgctcaagcctgcgcatgtccaggcccgtctgaagtttgccaattaccatctagatgatccagaggaggaatgggagaaggtcatgtggtctgatgtttgaaggaagatgaaggatgagtacaaccccaagaaaaccatcccaaccgtgaagcatggaggtggaaacatcattctttggggatgcttttctgcaaaggggacaggacgactgcaccgtatcgaggggaggatggatggtgccatgtattgcgagatcttggccaacaacctccttccctcagtaagagcattgaagatgggtcgtggctgggtcttccagcatgacaacgatctgtcatgaaggatctggagaaggtctgtatggaggagtgggccaaaatccctgctgcagtgtgtgcaaacctggtcaagaactacaggaaacgtatgatctctgtaattgcaaacaaaggtttctgtaccaaatattaagttctgcttttctgttgtgtcaaatacatatgtcatgcaataaaatgcaaattaattacttaaaaatcatacaatgtgattttctggatttttgttttagattccatcacttacagttgaagtgtacctatgatactaattacagacttccacatgctttgtaagtgggaaacactgccgattttgcaggttatcaaatacttgtcctccccactgtatttgttatACCCCCTAACGTGTGTGTCCCCGTCCCCGGAGGCGTGGGAGCTGTGTAAGGCGCTGGGCACGGTTGAGGGCTGGACTGAGATGGGTCGGTCCTGTCTGGTTCACATCGAGGTGGACCTGGCCATCAGAGTGTTCCGGATGAGTGGCAACGTTGGCATGGTGATGTCCCTGCAGGCCATCAAGGTCAGAGGGCACACACAGAATGAGATATCCACCCTCTCAAATAATTTTTATGTTGTGAATGTTGAATTGGAATACATTTGTGTCCTCATAACTGCAGTGTGTTTTCTAGGTAACTACCGTAATGCCCATGATGTGCTGTTCAGTATGTATACAGAGCTGCAGACCCAGAAGATCAGGATCCCTGCTGAGATGAACACCAACCTCATGATCCTACACTCCTATATCCTAGTCAAGGTAGGACTACGATGTTAAACTTGGTAAAGGTGTgggtgaaattcaacactactgttgtttgctccttggggtttacggctgggtgttttgtaaaagcactttgtgacaactgctgatgtaaaaagggctttataaatacatttgattgattgagtcaTTACACTAGGAAAGGGTTTAGTTACTGAAGTTGCATAGATCTGTGGGGTTTAGTCACTGAGGTTGGTGTGTCAAGTGTCAGGTTTAGTTACTGAGGTTGGGTAGATCTGTGGGGTTTAGTTACTGAGGTTGGTGTGTCGGGTGTCAGGTTTAGTTACTGAGGTTGGGTAGATCTGCAGGGTTTAGTCACTGAGGTTGGGTAGATCTGTGGGGTTTAGTCACTCAGGTTGGGAAGGGACTTGAGGTTTAGTCATTGAACTGTGGAAGAATCAGTGAACCCTACACCCCTACCTAACCCTTTCTAAGCTCAGTGATCAAACCCTAACTAAGTGCAATGATTAAATCCAAGCCCCTAGCCCAGTGCAATGACATAGCCCCACACACCTACCCAACCTCAGTGACTAAACCCTCCCCAAGTGTAATGACATCCAGGTTTGAGTCGACAAGGGATTACTACCTACAGACCCAGATGTCTTGGTTTCAGATCCACGTTAAGAGAGGTGATCACTTGAAAGGCGCTCGCATGCTCATCAGAGTTTCCAACAACATCAGCAAATTCCCCTCACGTAAGTAACACACGCACTCCCACGCAAACTAGTCATTTATGTCTCCCACAacccgtgtgtttgtgtgtgtagacatCGTGCCCATCCAAACATCTGCAGTAATTGAGTGCCATCGTGCTGGTTTGAAGAACTCGTCATTCAGCTTCGCCGCCATGCTTATGAGACCAGAGTACCGCAACAAGATCGATCCCAAATACCGGAAAAAGATAGAGGCTATGGTCCGGTATGAAACATGTTCACCAGATACAGGGAACCGAGACCTAACCCTGCCCCCCAGACCTAACCCTGCCCCCGAGGCCACACCCGAACccagaaatgtttgtgtttgatcCAGTGTGAACTTCCCCACAGAAACACCTCTCTCTCAATTAATTAATTGTTGTTCGATGACCTTTCAAATGATATTAATTACATTGTCAAAGTATGTGTAAACACTTTGGGTTTGGTCACTGAACTGGAATGTAGGTTTGGAGCATTGAAGGTGTGtttacacatatacacacatgtacacacacacacatacatgtgtgtgtaccCCAAGTTTAAGAAGGCACTCTTAAACTTGGGGTAAAGGTTGGGGTTAGGATTACGTTTTGGGGTTACAGTTAGATTACtgggaaaatataattttaattgaGTCCCTAAAAGGTCCACACAAgtataattgtgtgtgtgtacatgcgtgtgtgtgtgtgtgtgttaatcttaagtttagggttaagattaggcattacatctaggtaaaatGTAGgcttaaatgttactttattgaggttaggtttagggcaagggagcatgcaatttctatttcctggtccccatgagggtagctgtacaaatttgtgtgttttctctatATTTGATCATTCTGGTTCAAAatagtaatacacacacacacacacacacacacacaaagatagtTTACATGCATACATACGACAAACAGACCTACATGATATAAACAGCCAGACGGCATAAAGCTGTGTTGAACTGTAGTAACGGTTTAGATGGCAGACTGTGATGTTCTCTGCTCCTCAGAGCTGCTGTGCCCTGGTGGTGCCGAGGGGAACTACAGCACCAAATAAGGGACAGTGTAACCTGGCAACCTGGGACTGTCCTCGTCTTTCTGTTTACTGTTGTTTAAATGGGTCAACATGGAGGGACGACTGAAAACTGTCGACATTACCATGAAACTGTTTTACCTATATTTgctgatgtactgtacatatcagCAGTGACTCTTGTTTTCTGTTCCTTCATATCGACAATGTTTAAAATATCACCATGTTCAACACATCACATTACTGGTGTTATTTATTGCCTCTCCTCAACTTTGCAACCAATGAtgacaataaacacatttattggattaaataataataatataaagtgCCTTAATATTATCAATGTAAGAAAGGAAAACACATGTAAATGAACATCTGGTCTATTTAGCTAGTTTTGTCAGAGATGTAGTTAATACAGTCTAGGGTCTCCCAGGATCAGATTAGGTCCGGTCACTTGGTCTCCCAGGTTTAGATTAGGTGCTCCACCCACTAAACCAAGCACCATACCCCACCCACTATACCAAGCACTGTGCTCCACCCACTAAACCAAGCACCATACCCCACCCACTATACCAAGCACTGTGCTCCACGCACTATACCAAGCACCATGTTCCACCCACTATACCAAGCACCATACTCCACCCAATAAACCAATCACCGTGCTTCACCTACTATACCAAGCACTGTACTCCACCCACTATACCAAGAATAGTACTCCACCCACTAAACCAAGCACATGCTCCACCTACTAAACCAAGCACCTTGTCTTACTTATCAAATCAAGTTTATTTTCATCCTTCAATTCCAGTCATTCACAAACATAATAATGATGGGGGGGGTCAAACATGTCCTACTCAATACCTTCAACTTTTGGAAAAtgctaaatgaaaaacaaaccctAAGAAAAGGTCATCCTGGAAAACCAAATCCTTGTTCCTTGTTTTTTGGTTGCCCTTCTCACTCATTCCATACCCAGATCACTCACTTTCAGTGTAAAGTTAAATACAGGCTTCTTATGAGGCATTCTTCACCCACTGTATTCACCTAAAGAAAGTATTATCTTGCTAATCAACTACTGTGGTAACATACAATACTGAACCAAAGTTTTAGGTCAcctaacaaaaatgttcaaaacCATTTGTCTGGAAAGTGTTTATTTGCAATTAAACACAATTATATAACAATACTACTGCATATAACTTGCCCTTTGGTAGTTCTTGTCTGGTCATTCCTAAAATCCACTATTCCTTTGGCTGTCAGTAATTTCAGTTCTTTGCAGCCAAtgaccaaataaaaaataaatccacaaaTTCACCGCTCCTCCTAAACAAGAACAAAGAAACTCAGTCCAGAAGAGAAAAGGTATTAGCCCTTCCACATAGTGGTAATCAAATCTAATAACTGGTCCCAGGTCACACTAGAAGTACATATATTGTGTGTGAATAAAAGCCACTTTTTGTGGGCCCCACAGGACACATTCTGTCAATTCAGACCAGACGGGATAGCTTTCATTGCCCTCACACATCGAGGAGCCTTGGGCATCCACCAAGCcttgtttcagagatgctctgacccagtcgtcagGCCATGACTatttgacccttgtcaaagtcacttctgcccatttctcctgtatccaacacattgactacaagaactgattgttcacttatTATCTAATccacccagaccttgacatgtgcccttgttaggagatgatcaatgttattcacttcacctgtgagtggtcatcaTGTTTTGGCACATTATTGTAAACATTAGTCCCTCACAATAGATTTAGAAGGAAAATGATCTCTCTGCATCCAGCAAATGATGTCTCACGATTAACATCCTGCATTTCAGAAATTGCACTGATTGGCCAGATTGTGGTGCTGTACAGCCAGTCACTGGAAACACCAACAAGGTCACAGCATTTACAACATTTGTCCGCAGTGACACTGACTGCGTGGCAgacaataaaattaaataacacaAGTCTAACCACCTGACCACAGGAAACAGCCAATGGTTATTATGCCACATTCttaagtcacacacacatttgcacagCTCCAATCTGAAATGTACTATGTAGAAAAATGCACTGCAGAACTTTCAATTCAAATTTACAAACAACACAACCATTATATAAATTACACCTATATCATATATCAACTACTATAATCTATTGGACAGCATCtcatttaataaattaattcCCTGAGATTTGGATGATTGCATTTCAGATGTATTTGTGAAGTTCTCTAGTTGGAGGGGTTCTGCTGTTCGCTGGCTAAACAGGATACACGTGTGTTAAAGGAAAGTCAACACTATTCTGAGTAAACACATCCTGGGTTTCATGATACCTGATGCTTGTTCTGTGTCTTCTGGAGGTGGTGTGGTTGGcacaatgttttcctttgtcAGTTGTAGGTTTGGCACAGAATCAGGCTTTggctgtttctgtgtgggtttGAGCATGTGGTTGGGCTTCTTTAATAGGGACATTGGTTGCTTACTGTCACATTCACAAGTCTTGCCCAATGCATATTTACCAACATGGCTCCAGGGAATTATATGTAAGAGAGTGAAGTGAGCCAATACAAAATACACATTGATGCTCATGCTCTGTGGTGTAATATTCTGGGGTTTCTCGTTCTCATTACCTTTACCATCACCATTCCACAAAGCCCTGAGGATGTGTTAATGTCCATAGTGAATAAAAGTGAATCTGACCACATTTTATATCACGTCACAGGTAGTTTTCCCCATCACCTATATTCAACAAGTACAGTTACActtagacatttatttttggatAGCTGTTTCTAGTGGCAACCATGCCAAACAGATTCTACTTGTCATAATTGCTCTTCAGGTGAGATTAATGGAACCAACTACAGAACAAGGTGGGCCACTTCCCATCAAAAGTGGGCATTGTCCAGTAATGACGTTTCTGTCACTAAAGACTGAGGTTCTTTTTTCTAACCAACAGCAGAACAGGTTTAGCTGGGTTTTGAGTCATCTGTCGTCGTGGGCAACCTCTGTAATGATGTACTTTGGTGTGGCTGGTTACACCTTGACTGCTGGTCTCTAACATATCGGGAGCAACCGTCACAGAGTTATCAGCTAGGAGCCTGGCAGGTCATGGATATCTGTGGCAGACTGGGAGACCAGCAGGTCATGATATCTGTGGCAGACCGGGAGACCGGCAGGTCATGATATCTGTGGCAGACCGGGAGACCGGCAGGTCATGGATATCTGTGGCAGACTGGGAGACCGGCAGGTCATGGATATCTGTGGCAGACTGGGAGACCGGCAGGTCATGGATATCTGTGGCAGACTGGGAGACCGGCAGGTCATGGATATCTGTGGCAGACTGGGAGACCGGCA contains:
- the LOC105008935 gene encoding WD repeat-containing protein 19-like isoform X2, with protein sequence MYTELQTQKIRIPAEMNTNLMILHSYILVKIHVKRGDHLKGARMLIRVSNNISKFPSLIECHRAGLKNSSFSFAAMLMRPEYRNKIDPKYRKKIEAMVRYETCSPDTGNRDLTLPPRPNPAPEATPEPRNVCV
- the LOC105008935 gene encoding WD repeat-containing protein 19-like isoform X1 is translated as MYTELQTQKIRIPAEMNTNLMILHSYILVKIHVKRGDHLKGARMLIRVSNNISKFPSHIVPIQTSAVIECHRAGLKNSSFSFAAMLMRPEYRNKIDPKYRKKIEAMVRYETCSPDTGNRDLTLPPRPNPAPEATPEPRNVCV